A stretch of the Osmerus mordax isolate fOsmMor3 chromosome 12, fOsmMor3.pri, whole genome shotgun sequence genome encodes the following:
- the LOC136954481 gene encoding myb/SANT-like DNA-binding domain-containing protein 4 — translation MDKSRAAYFTEEEKTIILNKYEEFKHIIQEKSYTAAAARKRKDIWQKITDCVNACNHGSVKRSWEQIKHKHKNIIQTANRKEAGKTAGGPRPQDYPPVEELGLSQIQGGPLTEWGLSPDTNGSSQTGIFVKVEGESMLLLSPPTLLHTKVEVLDDKEAQSTCSERTLGEEGNLPPPEFIASTSRPSGSPGVGTDSVRTLYKRSLELDIEYKKLKIRKIQLEVEKLEHEKKEREKRMKPPE, via the exons ATGGACAAGTCTAGAGCAGCCTACTTCACTGAAGAAGAGAAAACGATCATCTTAAACAAATATGAAGAGTTTAAACACATAATACAGGAAAAAAGCTACACAGCTGCTGCTGCCAGAAAAAGAAAGGACATCTGGCAAAAAATAACCGACTGCGTGAATGC CTGCAACCATGGCAGTGTGAAAAGATCCTGGGAGCAAATAAAGCataaacacaaaaacataattCAAACCG ccaacaggaaagAGGCGGGGAAGACAGCAGGGGGCCCTCGTCCACAGGACTACCCTCCTGTTGAGGAGCTGGGCCTCTCCCAGATTCAGGGTGGCCCCTTAACGGAATGGGGCTTATCCCCAGACACAAATGGCAGCTCCCAAACAGGAATATTTGTGAAGG TTGAAGGAGAAtccatgttgttgttgtcaccACCCACGCTGCTGCATACAAAG gtggaggtcctagatgacAAGGAGGCACAGTCAACATGCTCAGAGAGAACTTTGGGG GAAGAGGGAAATCTTCCTCCCCCCGAGTTTATTGCCTCCACTTCTAGGCCAAGCGGATCACCAGGG gttggaacAGACAGTGTGAGGACCCTGTACAAAAGATCCTTAGAGCTGGATATAGAGTACAAAAAACTCAAAATTAGAAAAATTCAGCTTGAGGTGGAGAAACTAGAGCATGAAAAG